In the Salvia splendens isolate huo1 chromosome 16, SspV2, whole genome shotgun sequence genome, GCAGTCAGTGATGACAGGCTGCGATTCGAGCAACATGGCAGTCCTGCCCTCAGGCTTCTCGATCCTTCCAGATGGGGTCGAGTCGAGGCCATCGGTGATCACATCTAAACCGGAGGAGGAGAAGAGTGCGGAAGGAGGTTCGTTGCTTACCATGGCATTCCAGATACTGATCAGCAATGCATCAGCAACAAAACTGTCTCTGGATTCAGTGGAATCAGTTAACACCCTCATATCCTGCACACTGGAGAACATAAAGACCACTTTGCAATGTGAAGATTGAAGACATTTTTTCCATTTAGTTATCAGTCAGAAAGCAGAGTAGTATTAAGTGTTAACattcttttttcatttgttttaagAGTGAAGAAATAGGTGATGTGTTTTTGCATAAGTAGAACATAGACAGCATCACTATTTTTTTGTGTGCGACATTGTACATTTACGCAGATTATGATAGTTTCGAAGCATCATTCGCTTTTCTTTTTCAGTCCTTGTTGGTATGATATTGCTCGTTTTaaataatcacaaaataaattgaaaataaaaaacaaattaaagttTGTAAAAGAATTCATCTTTTTAGTCTTCCAAAAAATTGCTAAAAACCCAAAACCAAGAATCTGTAATCATAGGATTATGATGAGATAAAAATTCTAACAAGCATTTCATCATATAATTCCCGATCAAAAATGCACTCCTTTAAAATCAGAGCAAGTAATCATCGATTCCCACAAATCAAACTCACACTAGATTAACAGATGATTAAATTTCCAATTCCATACAAAAAATTACAATCAAGGAGACAAATTTCAAACTTGGCTGAGCTCCGACTCCAACGGAATCCCGAGGCCCTGCGGCGGCGAGGAGGGGCGGGCGGGGACGGGGACGGCCCAGAAGGTCTTGTTCTTGCTGACGGGGCGGCCCTTTTCGAGCTGGACGACGTCGCCGACTTGGAACTGGTTCAAGGGGTCGTGTGCCTGgtacttcttcttcttcctcacgcGCCGCTTGTACTTGGGGTGTGGGGCCAGGCGCGTCACTTCCACGGCAACCGTTTTGTCGTTGGTGGCGCAGACTACTTTGCCTTGGAGCGTCCTCATTGCCTTGATCACGGGGACTGTGGTGGGGGGAGGCGGAGCTGCGGCGGCGGAGAGCCTGAAGGGGGCGGTGGCGCCATGGAGGAAGAGGGATTTGAATTGGGATGTGAGAAGCATTGTTGATCGATTTTGGAATTCGATTGCACTGGTTTTTGTGTGAGCAAAGATAAAGTCGCTACCTTTTTATGCGATTTCACTAGGCTTTAAGCGACTCCTTAAGATTACAATCAAAACATGTAAGCCCGTCGAATAACGGCCCAAGCCCAAAGGCCCAAAGCTCTAAAAAATTGTCACAAAATCAAAACACATTATACCTATTGAATAATTAGCACTTTAAGATTGCATAATTTTTTGAATATCTCAGAAATATACACTATTTTCAATCTTCATgtcaatttaaaaataatctaTTAAGTAAGATTCTTGTGAGTTGTGTCGCCTCTACTTTGTCATTTAAGCTAAGTTTTACTGTTACATAATTCGAATACTCCAATAGTTAGAAATTCTTGAATTAGTCTCTCCCTCTCAACATATAAGCATCAGTTCTCCAATTGCTATAAAATACTAaccaaaaactaaaaaattatgGTTATATATGAATCCCAACCAAAAATAAAactgataataaaaataaaaggataGGGTTATCCAATTCGAGCCACTGGAACCTCAAAAATGGGAATCCCAAATCTCTTGAAGGCAAACCAGATTTCCACGTGGCATAACCGCATCCAATCAAGACCATAAAAGACAATCAAGAATCAAAGTAGTTTTTTCAGTTTACATCTCTACACAAAGGCGCGTTGCATTGCACTAAGGAAAAAAGATGGCCTCACTAGCAATTGCCGCCGCCCAGCCCACCGCCGTGAAGGGCCTCTCCGGAAGCTCTCTCGCCGGAACTAAGCTCCACGCCAAGCCATCTCGGGTCACCTTCAAGCCCACCAACTACAGGTGTGTTTTATTCATGTGGCATACAAGatcttttttttatactttGATCATAGTGAATTGTTCTTAAATTTAACTTGGGTTGATTTTTTTAGAGGTATGATATAATCCTTTCTATCAGATATTGAATTTGGGTTCCAATTAATTCGTTGTTTGTGAGAGGGCATAGAGTCATTGGGTAATTTAGAGTCAGTAATGCTTGGAACTGAAATCTTGAAACTTATTTTCTCTGtatatatacatttattttttgaaaaaatgaatcTTGAGAGGATTTTACTTATATATGGTGGATTTTTTATGCGGGAAAGGTGAAAATCAGATACATACTCACTTAGTAATGCAATGAAAATGTTTTTTGTAGGAGTGGTGCTGTGGTGGCAAAGTATGGTGACAAGAGCGTCTACTTTGATTTGGAGGACATCGGCAACACCACCGGCCAATGGGACTTGTATGGATCAGATGCACCTTCACCATACAACTCACTTCAGGTATATATATGCATCCTTCATGCTATAGGCTTCTTGCTACTTTGCATTTTTCTGATCTCTTATTGCTAAATCTGGATTTTCCCAAGTACATGAGATCATTTTTGAGGTTTTTAGCTTATCTATATGTATATGGATAGAGTGGCGTCATAAGGCATTTGGTTTCAAACTACATTAATAACTGATCAAATAGCTAGCTCTGGTGGGTTTAAGTTGTCTGTGAACCTTAGAAGTTTGGGTTGATTTTGATCACGCTGTAAATTTCACTTTATTTTGATTGTTGATTATAAGGATTAAGAAGATTTTGATTAAAATTGTGTAATCATTCAGACTACTCTAGTTTTGTATGCTTGTGGATTACTGCAAGCATTTTTGTTGTGACTAGGAAGTTTCTTGAAGAATCTTGTTCTTTTTTGCAGAGCAAGTTCTTCGAAACATTTGCTGCCCCTTTCACCAAGAGAGGTCTGCTTCTCAAGTTCTTGATAATTGGAGGTGGTGCCACTCTAGCTTATGTGAGCTCCCAAGCGACCGGAGATGTTCTGCCGATAGTCAAGGGCCCTCAACTTCCGCCTAAGCTTGGCCCACGTGGAAAAATCTAATCTTCGTGAGCTTAAAATTCTTAAACATTTTAGTTGTGTTTGATGTTTGATTTCTACAGCTTTGTAAGTAATTCTCAAACCTACTTGTGACATTGatgatcatcatcatcatcaaatgTTGTATTATTAGTCTTCTTGATCTTGCTTTTAAGTGTTACTCCCACAGCATGATTATAGCATTTAACGATAATGAACACGTATGATTGCTCGTGAAACTAGTAATCTTAGAATGGCCTTCTAGTATAACTCAAAACGGCTTCTGGTTACATTGTTCAATCACATAACTAATTTTTCCCTCTGCAGACTATTAGAACACTCGGACTGCAGCCAGCTACGGCCGTGCAGTTCATAAACATGAGTCGTTAATTTGACTCCTTAGACATCTAATCTAAATGTACATAAAATCCAATTAATCTACCATTGCTTTTTGTTAGCAAAGTAGAGCTTTTTGATCTTGTTAAACTCTATGATTTTTGTCATTTCTGTACATACATTCATCCATCCGTCCATCCATCACCTGTTGAGTTATGTGAACTATAG is a window encoding:
- the LOC121772538 gene encoding 30S ribosomal protein S17, chloroplastic-like, whose amino-acid sequence is MLLTSQFKSLFLHGATAPFRLSAAAAPPPPTTVPVIKAMRTLQGKVVCATNDKTVAVEVTRLAPHPKYKRRVRKKKKYQAHDPLNQFQVGDVVQLEKGRPVSKNKTFWAVPVPARPSSPPQGLGIPLESELSQV
- the LOC121771587 gene encoding photosystem I reaction center subunit VI, chloroplastic-like; the encoded protein is MASLAIAAAQPTAVKGLSGSSLAGTKLHAKPSRVTFKPTNYRSGAVVAKYGDKSVYFDLEDIGNTTGQWDLYGSDAPSPYNSLQSKFFETFAAPFTKRGLLLKFLIIGGGATLAYVSSQATGDVLPIVKGPQLPPKLGPRGKI